A window of Salmo trutta chromosome 5, fSalTru1.1, whole genome shotgun sequence contains these coding sequences:
- the inpp5f gene encoding phosphatidylinositide phosphatase SAC2, which produces MELFQAKDHYILQSGDHALWCSRIDGTMNVRPATDLLLARNPMCLGLVEGLVGKIQLHTDLPLGLILIRQKVLVGQMPGDHKVYKITKIAVIPLSEEEPLELELELCKKHHFGIDKPEKLAQSPDESKFLMKTLSQIKSNVGAPTKKKVKENKEKERLERRLLDELYKIFMDSDSFYYSMTYDLTNTVQRQGDTEKSNLPLWNQVDDRFFWNKHMVQELIDLQVPEVDFWVTPIIQGFVQVEELVVNYNESPDEEKNSPDTPLQELTCVDDIHPRFTVALISRRSRHRAGMRYKRRGVDTDGHVANFVETEQLIHVHNHSLSFVQSRGSVPVFWSQAGYRYNPRPRLEKGEKETVPYFAAHFDEQLNLYKKQVIINLVDQSGREKIIGDAYLKQVLLYNNPNLTYVSFDFHEHCRGMKFENVQTLTDAISDIIADMRWGWVDQAGVICHQEGIFRVNCMDCLDRTNVVQASFARAVMEAQLKKLGVMPPEQPLPLKCYRIYQVMWANNGDTISRQYAGTAALKGDFTRTGERKLAGVMKDGVNSANRYYLNRFRDAYRQAVIDLMMGHPVTEDLYSIFSKEKEHEENEQESQRVTQEQVSLLLQTYMQLLLPDDEKFHGGWALIDCDMSLIDATSKDVDVLLLLSNSAYYVAYYDEEADKVNQYQRLNLEGLEKIEIGPEPTLFGKPKFCCMRLHYNNGETSGYFHTLRALTRNPEDDGKDTLQCIAEMLRLTKQAMGLDLQVVEKRLERRHSKPHEDLMGIQGRHPDQVLGSSGLAQGKSFLLNKFSSLNQRVKKSNVNMGSFKGRLGNTFSTKPDVKVNFLKPTMGVTLWKSDSSLETSDGANIGPALKDLCDNHSEMSSDSDSYNSDEQLRSSSLENVDYVLPSCGIVASAPRLGSRGSVELNIRVTGCDSNSKQEAPALASPEDQSPGVTSEAEEAILIDFGTPIDAYCHQFIQDAQTKPVEVFGEQVACSLPTQNPKVPPHAKGPLAPDEHPGSDQQEEELQLPPRPSQLDVASGPNLLTVQKPISAASGSSQRSLGSHMEGSLGPSPADSNGSRVVSPFAKIKSSMVQVASLTQAGLTQGINFAVAKVQKSPEPEMATLNETQENELKAMFTQCQTRIIQI; this is translated from the exons ATCTTCCTCTGGGTCTCATACTGATCCGTCAGAAAGTGCTGGTTGGCCAGATGCCAGGTGACCACAAAGTCTACAAGATCACCAAGATAGCTGTCATTCCTCTATCTGAGGAAGAGCctctggagctggagctggag CTTTGTAAGAAGCATCACTTTGGGATCGACAAACCAGAGAAGCTTGCACAGTCTCCAGATGAGTCGAAGTTCCTGATGAAAACTCTGAGTCAGATCAAGTCCAATGTTGGGGCTCCCACGAAGAAAAAG GTCAAGGAAAATAAAGAAAAGGAGCGTCTCGAGAGGCGGCTGCTCGATGAGCTGTACAAGATATTCATGGACTCCGATTCCTTCTACTACAGCATGACCTATGACCTCACCAACACTGTGCAACGGCAGGGAGACACAGAAAAGTCAAACTTGCCCCTATGGAACCAG GTGGATGACAGATTCTTCTGGAACAAACACATGGTCCAGGAGCTCATTGATCTGCAG gttccaGAGGTGGACTTCTGGGTGACACCCATCATCCAGGGCTTTGTGCAGGTGGAGGAGCTGGTGGTGAACTACAACGAGAGCCCAGATGAAGAGAAGAACAGCCCCGACACGCCGCTCCAGGAGCTCACCTGCGTAGACGACATCCACCCGCGCTTCACCGTGGCCCTCATCTCCCGCCGCAGTCGCCACCGTGCAG GGATGCGGTACAAACGCAGAGGGGTCGACACAGACGGCCACGTGGCTAACTTTGTGGAGACCGAGCAGCTGATCCACGTGCACAACCACTCGCTGTCCTTTGTGCAGAGCCGCGGCTCGGTGCCTGTCTTCTGGAGCCAAGCAGGCTACCGCTACAACCCCAGGCCTCGGCTGGAGAAAG GAGAGAAGGAGACCGTTCCTTACTTTGCTGCGCACTTTGACGAACAGCTCAACCTTTACAAGAAGCAG GTCATCATTAACTTAGTGGATCAAAGTGGGCGGGAGAAGATTATTGGCGATGCATATCTCAAACAAGTCCTTCTATACAACAATCCTAACCTGACATATGTCTCTTTTGACTTCCATGAGCACTG TCGAGGTATGAAGTTTGAAAATGTGCAAACGCTGACAGATGCCATCTCCGATATTATTGCAGACATGAGATGGGGGTG GGTCGACCAGGCAGGAGTCATCTGCCACCAGGAGGGCATTTTCCGGGTGAACTGCATGGACTGTCTGGATAGGACCAATGTAGTCCAGGCTTCATTCGCTCGTGCTGTAATGGAGGCACAG CTGAAGAAACTGGGTGTGATGCCCCCTGAGCAGCCTCTGCCCCTCAAGTGCTATAGGATCTACCAGGTCATGTGGGCCAACAACGGCGACACCATCAGTAGACAGTACGCCGGCACGGCCGCCCTCAAG GGAGACTTCACCAGAACGGGGGAGAGAAAACTGGCCGGGGTGATGAAAGATGGCGTGAACTCAGCCAACCGCTACTATCTGAACCGCTTCAGGGATGCGTACAGACAAGCAGTCATTG aTCTGATGATGGGGCATCCTGTGACGGAGGACCTATACTCCATCTTCAGTAAGGAGAAGGAGCATGAGGAGAATGAGCAGGAGAGCCAGAGAGTAACCCAGGAGCAGGTCAGCCTCCTGCTGCAGACCTACATGCAGCTGCTGCTGCCCGACGATGAGAAGTTCCATGGGGGATGGGCCCTTATCGACTGTGACATGAG CCTTATAGATGCAACCAGCAAAGATGTGGATGTCCTCCTGCTGCTATCCAACAGTGCATATTACGTTGCCTA TTATGATGAGGAAGCTGACAAAGTCAATCAGTACCAACGCCTCAACTTAGAGGGTTTGGAAAAGATTGAAATAG GCCCAGAACCCACTCTGTTCGGGAAGCCCAAATTCTGCTGTATGCGTCTACACTATAATAATGGGGAGACAAGTGGTTATTTTCACACACTAAGGGCCCTCACAAGGAATCCTGAGGACGATGGTAAAG ACACGTTGCAGTGCATAGCAGAGATGCTTCGCCTAACTAAGCAAGCCATGGGACTTGACCTGCAGGTGGTTGAGAAGAGACTGGAGAG GAGGCACAGTAAACCTCACGAGGACCTCATGGGCATCCAGGGCAGACACCCAGACCAGGTTCTGGGCAGCTCTGGTCTGGCTCAGGGTAAGAGCTTCCTCCTCAACAAGTTCTCCTCCCTCAACCAGAGGGTGAAGAAGTCCAACGTCAACATGGGCTCCTTCAAGGGGAGGCTGGGCAACACCTTCTCCACCAAGCCAGACGTGAAGGTGAACTTTCTGAAACCCACCATGGGGGTCACCCTCTGGAAGTCTGATAGCAGCTTGGAGACGTCGGACGGGGCCAACATCGGCCCGGCTCTGAAGGACCTCTGTGACAACCACTCGGAGATGTCATCAGACTCGGACTCCTACAACTCGGACGAACAACTGCGCTCCAGCTCCTTGGAGAATGTGGACTACGTGCTGCCCAGCTGCGGCATCGTGGCGTCGGCTCCGCGACTAGGCAGTCGAGGCAGTGTGGAGCTCAACATCCGGGTCACTGGCTGCGACAGTAACAGTAAGCAGGAGGCTCCGGCTCTAGCCAGTCCTGAAGACCAGTCCCCCGGGGTTACCTCGGAGGCTGAGGAGGCCATCCTGATAGACTTTGGAACTCCCATTGATGCCTATTGCCACCAATTCATCCAGGATGCGCAGACCAAACCTGTCGAGGTGTTCGGGGAGCAGGTGGCTTGTAGCCTCCCCACACAGAACCCAAAAGTCCCTCCACATGCTAAAGGCCCCCTGGCCCCAGACGAACACCCAGGTTCAGatcagcaggaggaggagctccAGCTCCCTCCCAGGCCGTCCCAGCTAGATGTTGCCTCCGGCCCCAATCTCCTGACCGTCCAGAAGCCCATCTCTGCAGCTTCCGGCAGCTCCCAGAGGAGTCTGGGCTCTCACATGGAAGGCAGCCTGGGCCCCTCACCCGCCGACAGCAACGGCAGTCGCGTGGTCTCCCCCTTTGCCAAGATCAAGAGCTCCATGGTGCAGGTGGCCAGCCTGACCCAAGCTGGACTCACCCAAGGCATCAACTTTGCTGTGGCGAAGGTGCAGAAGAGCCCAGAGCCAGAAATGGCCACTCTCAACGAGACCCAAGAGAACGAGCTGAAGGCAATGTTTACACAGTGCCAGACCAGGATCATACAGATCTAG